A window of the Hordeum vulgare subsp. vulgare chromosome 5H, MorexV3_pseudomolecules_assembly, whole genome shotgun sequence genome harbors these coding sequences:
- the LOC123398334 gene encoding VIN3-like protein 1, with the protein MESTGGDPSGFVAAALHASSDASEHEEIKPADDSNTISDHAQEPLIFFLEQESNDASVSTEKKQPVVSKCKSVEEIPREATAKRCKNIDSKKLFSNNNNSPSLTGIQALRKPPRKAGHPIQLRESEVFQDKKPPSTWICKNAACKAVLTSENTFCKRCSCCICHLFDDNKDPSLWLVCSSETGDTDCCESSCHVECALQRRKAGRIDLGQSMHLDGNYCCAACGKVIGILGFWKRQLAVAKDARRVDILCSRIHLSHRLLDGTTRFKELHQIVQDAKAKLETEVGPLDGSSKMARCIVGRLPVAADVQKLCSLAMKKADDWLQSNSQAETKQIDTLPTACRFRFEDITASSLVIVLKETASSQYHAIKGYKLWYWNSREPPSTGEPVIFPKDQRRILISNLQPCTEYAFRIISFVQGGELGHSESKCFTRSVEIIHKNTEHGAEGCSSTAKRNVRRQNGRSSGFKVRQLGKVLRRAWEEDGCPSEFCKDEIEDSCDQSDSVLPEKGQVAHVVPRKLDLNETSVPDLNAEVVMPTECLRNENGYSSRKNDLRKSNGCGDFATCTEGHVGEAPAMESRSQSRKQTSDLEQETCAEDGNLVIGSQRHFSRRLGELDNNYEYCVKTIRWLECCGHIEKEFRMRFLTWFSLRSTEQERRVVLTFIRTLVDEPGSLAGQLLDSFEEIVASKRPRTGFCTKLWH; encoded by the exons CTTTACATGCTTCTAGTGATGCGAGCGAACATGAAGAGATTAAACCCGCTGATGACAGCAACACCATTTCAGACCATGCCCAGGAAccactgattttttttctggaacaagaatcaaacgATGCTAGTGTTAGTACAGAAAAGAAACAGCCTGTCGTGTCCAAATGCAAGTCGGTGGAAGAAATTCCAAGAGAAGCAACCGCAAAAAGGTGCAAGAACATTGATTCCAAGAAGCTCTTCTCAAATAACAACAATAGTCCAAGCCTCACTGGTATTCAGGCTCTCAGGAAGCCCCCAAGAAAGGCGGGCCATCCTATTCAACTACGTGAGAGCGAAGTGTTTCAAGACAAAAAGCCTCCTTCCACATGGATATGCAAAAATGCAGCCTGCAAAGCTGTGCTTACCTCAGAGAATACATTCTGTAAACGGTGTTCGTGTTGTATATGTCACCTTTTCGATGACAACAAAGATCCTAGCCTTTGGCTCGTCTGCTCATCGGAGACTGGTGACACAGATTGCTGTGAGTCGTCCTGCCACGTCGAGTGCGCACTCCAGCGCCGAAAGGCAGGGCGCATTGATCTTGGGCAATCTATGCACCTAGATGGTAACTATTGCTGTGCTGCCTGTGGGAAGGTTATTGGAATACTTGG GTTCTGGAAAAGGCAGCTAGCGGTTGCTAAAGATGCTCGTCGGGTTGATATTCTTTGTTCTCGTATACACCTAAGTCATAGGCTTTTGGATGGCACAACCCGTTTTAAAGAGCTGCATCAGATTGTACAGGATGCAAAGGCAAAGCTGGAAACTGAGGTTGGTCCCCTTGATGGGTCTTCTAAGATGGCCCGGTGCATTGTGGGACGGCTTCCTGTTGCTGCCGATGTGCAGAAACTTTGCTCTCTAGCAATGAAGAAGGCAGATGACTGGCTGCAGTCAAACTCTCAAGCAGAAACTAAACAAATTG ATACACTTCCTACTGCCTGCAGGTTTAGATTTGAAGATATTACAGCTTCATCATTAGTGATTGTTCTGAAAGAAACTGCTTCCTCACAGTATCATGCTATCAAAGGCTACAAGCTTTGGTACTGGAACAGCAGAGAACCGCCTTCCACTGGGGAGCCTGTTATTTTCCCCAAAGACCAAAGAAGGATACTGATCTCCAATCTGCAGCCCTGCACGGAGTATGCCTTTCGGATCATTTCATTTGTTCAGGGTGGTGAACTTGGCCACTCCGAGTCTAAGTGCTTTACCAGGAGTGTGGAGATCATACACAAGAACACAGAGCACGGTGCAGAAGGTTGCTCGTCTACTGCCAAAAGAAATGTCAGGAGGCAAAATGGCAGGTCGTCAGGCTTCAAGGTGCGCCAGCTGGGTAAAGTATTACGGAGGGCATGGGAAGAGGATGGTTGCCCCAGTGAGTTCTGTAAAGATGAGATTGAAGATTCCTGTGATCAGAGTGATTCAGTGCTACCAGAGAAGGGTCAAGTTGCACATGTTGTTCCACGCAAACTCGACCTTAATGAAACCTCAGTCCCAGATTTAAACGCTGAGGTAGTCATGCCAACAGAGTGCCTCCGAAATGAGAATGGGTATAGTTCAAGAAAGAATGATTTGAGAAAGTCCAATGGCTGTGGTGATTTTGCGACCTGCACCGAGGGGCATGTCGGGGAGGCACCTGCAATGGAATCCCGATCACAAAGTCGGAAGCAGACATCAGACTTGGAGCAGGAAACCTGTGCGGAGGATGGCAATCTGGTCATCGGTTCACAGAGGCACTTCTCCCGTAGGTTGGGTGAGCTAGATAATAACTATGAGTACTGTGTGAAGACCATTCGATGGTTGGAATGTTGTGGCCACATCGAGAAGGAATTTAGGATGAGATTTCTAACCTGGTTTAGCCTGAGATCGACGGAGCAGGAGCGGAGGGTTGTCTTGACCTTTATCCGCACCCTGGTTGATGAGCCCGGTAGTTTGGCAGGGCAGCTCCTGGATTCATTTGAAGAAATTGTTGCCAGTAAAAGGCCGAGGACTGGTTTCTGCACTAAGCTATGGCACTAA
- the LOC123398335 gene encoding rho GTPase-activating protein 2, translated as MTGVVVVSTGCKGGSLGKKRGGGGGGGGEAEERERQQLSVLALLLAAVRRSVVACRVEREPDRRWGEDGEDAASPELAEMEIGWPTDVRHVAHVTFDRFHGFLGLPVEFEVEMPPRVPSASASVFGVSAESMQCTYDGKGNSVPTILLLMQERLYGQGGLKAEGIFRINPENDQEEHVRDQLNKGVVPEDIDVHCLASLIKAWFRELPEGVLDSLSPEQVLQCNSEEEFLELVTLLRPTPAALLNWAVELMADVVEEEELNKMNARNIAMVFAPNMTQMSDPLTALMHAVQVMNFLKTLILRTLRERDDVAPGEYTPYSSPASSGRHSDAEYYGSEREMMDRSCELSDMHSQISKSGGQVDYLVRYNTCFDSEQEGDHPLTEAEEVFLDRLESQLEDDRPEGSTSKQPQVSSEIVEMEDDHPELKSETKALEDIQEEGAELLK; from the exons ATGACGGGAGTGGTGGTGGTCTCCACGGGGTGCAAGGGCGGAAGCCTGGGGAagaagaggggcggcggcggcggcggcgggggcgaggcgGAGGAGCGGGAGAGGCAGCAGCTGTCGGTGCTGGCGCTACTGCTCGCGGCCGTGCGGAGGTCGGTCGTGGCGTGCCGGGTGGAGCGGGAGCCGGACCGCCGCTGGGGGGAGGACGGCGAGGATGCGGCCTCCCCCGAGCTGGCGGAGATGGAGATCGGCTGGCCCACCGACGTCCGCCACGTCGCGCACGTCACCTTCGACCGCTTCCACGGCTTCCTCGGCCTCCCCGTCGAGTTCGAGGTGGAGATGCCTCCCCGCGTCCCCAGCGCCAG TGCGAGTGTTTTCGGTGTCTCGGCCGAATCAATGCAATGCACTTACGATGGCAAGGGAAACTCGGTCCCAACCATACTGCTGCTTATGCAGGAGAGGTTGTATGGTCAGGGGGGGCTAAAG GCTGAAGGGATCTTTCGCATAAACCCGGAGAATGACCAAGAAGAGCATGTGAGGGATCAACTGAACAAAGgagttgttcctgaggacattgaTGTTCACTGCTTGGCAAGCCTCATTAAG GCATGGTTCAGGGAGCTTCCTGAAGGTGTGCTGGATAGCCTCTCCCCGGAGCAGGTTCTGCAATGCAATTCTGAAGAGGAATTCCTAGAGCTTGTGACGCTACTGCGCCCCACTCCAGCTGCACTCCTCAATTGGGCTGTTGAGCTAATGGCTGATGTTGTGGAAGAGGAGGAGCTAAACAAGATGAATGCTAGAAACATAGCCATGGTGTTTGCCCCCAACATGACTCAG ATGTCAGATCCTTTGACAGCCCTGATGCATGCTGTGCAAGTCATGAACTTTCTCAAAACATTGATCTTGAGAACTCTTCGAGAGCGTGATGATGTAGCTCCTGGAGAGTACACTCCATACTCATCTCCAGCATCTTCTGGTAGGCATTCTGATGCCGAATACTATGGCAGTGAGCGGGAGATGATGGACAGAAGCTGTGAGCTGAGCGATATGCACAGCCAGATCAGCAAGTCCGGGGGGCAGGTGGATTATTTGGTGAGGTACAACACCTGTTTCGACAGTGAACAGGAAGGCGACCATCCCCTCACCGAAGCTGAAGAGGTGTTCTTGGATCGGCTGGAAAGCCAACTTGAAGATGACAGACCAGAGGGAAGCACAAGCAAACAGCCCCAGGTAAGCTCCGAGATTGTAGAAATGGAGGACGATCATCCCGAGCTGAAATCTGAAACCAAGGCATTGGAGGACATACAAGAAGAAGGTGCAGAGTTACTGAAATGA